The genomic interval CAATGTTAAGAAAAAATCCTTGCCTTACATATCGTGGTCAAAAGGTACCTGCCAAGGGTCACGATATTGATTGGAATGAAGTGGCATCTAAATACCATAGCTACATCCTTGGGCCTTTTGCAAAAGAAATGGTTTGTAAAGATAAGAAGATAGGTAAGATTAGAAATGAACTATTGAATTATCTTAGTTCAATACCGGATGAGAAACTTAAGGGAATGGAGATTGCCGATTTCGGTTGCGGGCCTGGAAATATTATTGAACATTTAAAAGGCAGGGTTTCAAGGCTAACGGGAATAGACAAAAGCGGGGCCGCGTTGAAAATAGCGTCAACCAGCGCTCGAAAGAACGGCATTGTATTTACTGCGTGCCGCAATGATCTCAAGAAAGTAAAATTGAATCGGCAATTCGATCTAATAATTTCGGTTAATTCAATTTTGCCTAAAGAGCGAAAAGACGTTGTACCAATACTTGAAGGGATTAGAGAACACCTCAAATCTGACGGGGAACTCTTAGCTATACTCCCTTCTTACGACACAACAAAGTATCTCAGAAAGTTATTGAAAAAGTATTATGTCAGCTTTTATAAAGATAAAAGGCAGGCAGAAGAAACCCTTCGCACTTTCGCTAAAATGAAGAAGGTAGATGATACTAAATGCGCGTATGCTGATGATGGTAAGATTCAACAATGCTACCACACTCCAAAAACTATAAAGCACGAATTCAAGAAGGCGGGCCTTAAAATAATTGGAGAACCAAAAAAGGTTTACTATCCATGGGATTTGACTAGAAAATTCGATTACGGATATTTCCCGGAGGCTAAGGAAGAGATATGGGATTGGTTTGTTGTAGCAAAAAGAGCTGAGAAAAGTTAGCAGCTATTACTTTTTTAAGCCCACCTGATTCCCCACAGCCTTAGAAGGAAACCTACCTGAGATTACCTGAATCTATTCATACAAAATTTCTATAAACAAGTAGCCTGTCTCTGGAATTTCATTGCATATACGGGGATGTATGTCTAGAATGATGCCATGTTGGGTAGTGTCCTAATTTGAAGCCCTCATACATTTTGTATTGAAATTATCTCAAGACCCTCTATGTTGTAAGTCGTGTGATTGTTATAAGACATGCACTTATCTGTTGAATTTTCTCTTGACAAGTCATAAGGGTGTGGTATATTACTATTGGGCCTGGGAAGGATAACAAAGCCATCGTCTTGGGCCTGTTCGGCGGGCTCTGTCGCCTGTGGGTGACACCTCGCCATTTTTATTTTAACCCACCTATTAAATATTCCTTAACAGAGAGGTGGTTTGGGTTATGCACCTCTATATAATCTTCACAACCTTCCTTCGGCACAAATGTTTTTAGGTTAACCTTCTCTTTTATAAATACTAAAAGGTCTAATTTGTTTTCATCTCGAGCTTCTCCCCTTCCCCGTTCTTTTCGAAAATCATAGCATATTGCACCTGTAAGAACGTCCACCATTTGGAGAAACACGGACTTCTGAGATTTGAGCATTTCGGCTTTTATGACTGTATGCACATTACCCATCTGCTCCTCATAAGATGTATCCCCTTCTGGTTTCGTGTCTGCATCTGCAATTATATATATCCGTTCACTTTTACTAACATGCTTTTTTATTAACCTCCTAGAATGTTCAAAATAAGTATGATAAGCTCCCCAGCTCTTGTGTAAATCTTTGCCGTGTTTATCGTATATCAAGGCATGAAAACTGTTGTTGTAGATAACAAACTTCTCAATAAATTCTTTGTAATAATCTATATTGCTTAACCCGACCTTATACCACTTAAATTCAAAATTCTTCCTTGTTTGACCAAGTTTATTTCTTGCCCTCTCTCTGATTTTTTCTAATTCTTCCCGTAAGAGATGATAATCGACAACAGACGTTAATTTCAAGAAACCATGACCAAAAACAGTCTGTGTGTCATGTGTTATATTGCCACTGCCGTCAATAAATCCTAAGCACTTTCTCATAGTCAAAATTGGGTAGTACTTTAATTGGCCCCAAAAGATAAAAGCTCCTCCCACGTCCACACGTGGTTACTTATACCTGCTTTCATTGCGGGAGTCATGCCCAAAGTTCTATGAACCCTCATAAAATTGTAATAAGCGAAGTGTAGAGATAGGGCAGCCTTAAGGTTCTCTAGCTTCTTTGAAAAGGCGTTTGTCAACCGTGTGAACCTACGCATCTGCATACGCATGGTAAGATTTTGCCGTTCAATATAGCTTGTAGAGACAAATCTGGCATCAGGATTCCCATTGATTATCGTGGATAACACCCCCCATACTTTTGGTGGGGAATACCTCCCATAGCCAGGAGTTGTAGGCCCAAAAATCTTAGATAACTGCGCATAGTCAACATCATGTCCAAATGCTTCTCTCACTGCCCAACGATACGAGCGGAAAGCATCTGTGGTTATTTGGATTCTCCCATTGCCAGCGAGCCGGTATTTTAACTCTCTCATAAACTTGATTGCTGTCTGCCCGTTTCGTTTACCGATAGTAAATGCAGGAACTAGCTTTGTTTCAGCATCCAGGCCCACAAATACGAATTGGTCTCCAAGTTCAAGATTCGTTTGTTCTTCGGGGGTCAACCGTCTTTCCTTCTTACGAACAAACGTCCAGATTTCGTCAACCTGGATAAGTTTACTATGAAAGCCATGCACGTATTTGTCTAATACCTTTCTCTGGCAATCGTCTCCTGTTTTAACTAACAGCCGCATTACCGTATCCCTATGAGTGCCGGTCATACGCTCAATAGAACGTATAGAATTGCCCTCAACCAAAGCCTTCAAAACTTGTATCTTTCGCTCCATAGGTAAGGTGTTCATTTCGGTCTCCTTGACGGAGACCCTGAAAGGAGTATAATTGAGTTGGGCCTAACGGCCTCGACCTGGTGACTCTTTCAGGGCTTCCAGGTTGGGCCTAGCTGGTGTTAGCGCACCAGCTGGGCCATTAAATTAAGAAGGAAAAACATCGTTGCAGTTTAAACTTGATTTTTGGTGGGCCTCTAGCTACTATACGTAAGAAGCCCCAAGCCGTGAAAACGGTAAACATCTGAGCCTCCAAGTTTGGGTGTTTGGCTTCATACGGCATGCTGAGTTGCAGCTCAGCATGCCGTTTTAATTTGATTCCGCTCTCTTTTCCCCTTTTGTCCTTTTCATTTGAGGTTCCACCTCAGGCTGTGCTTTTTCTTTTACCTTCTTTTTCGACTCAGCCGGATACCATTTTCTCAAACCCCACAAGGTTTCATTCTTACTCTTCTTCACAACGAGTTTGAGTGCTGGGCTTGTGGCGAGACTCGTATACAAATCCTTCTTGGGCGTATAACCGCTCTGTTGCATCAGGTCTGAGATTTCCTCGGTTGTTAAGGGCTTTCTATCTGTTCTTCCTAAAAGGATTGCTGCAACTTGGGCACCCCGCTTCCTCCCAATAAATTCTCCAGGTGTAACGCCCGGTAAAGTAACCCTTCTACTTGCTGTTGATTCTAAAGGTGCAACATTTTCACCGTTATCATCTACCGGCAACTCCAACTCCTTCATAATGCCAGCTATAATAACGTCTATCTCTGCCCTTTTCCTTCTAAACACTTCTAGCGCCGCCTCCAAGGCCTCTTTGTCAGCCATATTGATTTACCTCCGATTGTGTATAAAACAGCAACTTAACTTCACAGAGTGTATCAACTAGCCTGCCACTTGTCAAGTATTATTTTGGATAGTTATCTTAAAACAAGTAAGAAACATCCTAAGTGATGGTGAAACCGTATGTTAGGGTGGCACAAAAACACTTCACTGTGGCTTGCATAGAATGACAGTTAATTGACAGCAACAATTAACAGTGGGTATCAAGGTAAATTTGCGGTGGGTATTTTCTTAGATTCAAGAGTGCTCGTTCTGGGTAGGTCGAGAAGGCTAGAGTTCAAATTAGGACACTACCCCATGTTGCTATATATATGTTGTCACAGTGTGTCATTATGTGGTAATTGGGGCAACTGTGCTGTGGTGCGGTGATGACCGAAGTCCACCGAGTCGAATCCAGCCGTTTTCACCTCGCAGCCTGCCTTATAATCATCATTGCCGGGCTCATCGTCTACTCGAACACCATCCACTCCAGCTTCCAGTTTGACGACTATGAATATATCGTCGACAATCCGTTAATAAGGGATCTTCACAACGTACCAGAATTCTTTCAGAAAAACGGTATTTCATTCGCATCGCGCGGTGTGGTTACGACGAGTTTTGCCATCAATCATTATTTCTCAGGACTGTCTGTCGAAAGCTACCACTGGGTAAATATCTCCATCCACCTGGTGAACGGTATGCTGGTTTACTTCCTCGCGATAATCATCCTGAAACAGTTCTTCCCTTGTGGGAGCGGGGCCGGGAACGGCGGTGGTGGCAGCAGTGTACGTATCCTTGCCCTGTTTGTGGCCCTGTTTTTTGTTACCAGTCCTATCCAGACCCATCAGGTTACTTATATTTTTCAAAGGAACGGCTTGACGGCATCGTTCTTTTATCTCTCGTCGCTTCTGCTGTTTATTAAGGCCGTCAACAGGCCGGGCATAAGGGTCTACCTATATGGAATGAGCGTGGTGAGCTTTCTTTTTGGCATATGGTCCAAGGAGATGGCCTGCACGGCGCCGGTTATTATGTTTTTGTACTATCAATGCTTCATCACCAGAGATTGGCGGTCACCCCGCAGGGGAATTAAGCTGATATTGCCATATATTATGGTATGGGCGGTCTCATTTTATTTTGGCGTGGTGAGGAACGTCACCCTGGAGCAAATCTCCGACTGGACCTTTTGGGAATATCTAGTTACTCAATCCAATGTCCTCATTGCATACATTAAACTACTCCTGTTGCCCCTTCCAGGCAGGTTTAACGTGGACGTCGACTTCCCGCTGGCAGGCACATTATGGGAGTTCCCTACACTGCTCTCAGCGGTGTCTATTGTTGCGATACTCATCACGGCCGTTCTGTATCTAGAGAGGGCGAGGCCGATGGCCTTCTGTATCCTGTGGTTTTTTGTGATATTGGCTCCTACAAGCGGTCTCGTTCCCGTTATGGACATTATGGTCTCGTATCGCCTGTATCTCCCTGGGCTGGGCTTTTACCTGCTCATGGTCGTGGGTATCCATAAGGCACTCTGTTACGCAGGCGAAAAGAACGGATTAGAACCGAAGCTTATTCGTCTTGTGGAGCTGGCAGTATTTATAACCATAGTCCTGTTTTATGGCGTGAGCGCGCACGAGCGGAACAAGGTATGGCAGACGGAGATCACACTATGGACGGACGCAGTGCAGAAATCTCCCGATAAGATAAGACCCCACTTCAACCTTGGCCGCTGCTACCAGAAGGAAGGGCAGACCATGAAGGCGTGGAAACAGTACTTTATATGTAAGACAATCCACGCGAAGATGCCTGAAATAAGGAACGGTAACGAGCTGCGTTGCGCCAGCGCGGCGTGCAACAACCTGGCGATGATTTACTTTGATGCGGGACTGCATGACACGGCCGTAACGATATTAAAAGAAGCCATAAGGATTTATCCGAAAAGTACAAAGGCCCATCGAAATCTGGGTGACGCCTACGTCTATACCGGCAGGTTGGACGAGGCGGAGGCCGAGTATAAGCTGGACATACGCCTGGACCCGCGACACTCGCGTTCGTACTCCGGACTTGGCGTGGTGTATGAGAACAAGGGTATGCTGAACGAGGCGGTAGATGCCTATACAAAGGCCCTCAAGACCGAATCCGATAATACGGAGGTGCGCATCAGGCTGGGTGAACTGTGGCTGAACCACAAAAGGAATCCCGGCAAGGCCATGCGGCATCTGCAGGAGGCGCTGACGCAGAGTACTAACACAGAAGAAAGAAAAGAGATTCTGGGCATGATTGTGTCTATCCGGGATACCAGATCCAACACCCCACCCTAGGGGGTTGATAGTTCCCTCCGGACAAGGTAGATTGGGCATATATGATGACGAGGTGGGGGGAGCTATCTATGGGTTTGAGTGTATCGGACAGAGGGGAGAGACGCTTCCATGGCCTGGCATGCCTTGCCATAGTCCTTACCGGGCTTGTCGTCTACTCGAACACCATCCATTCCAGCTTCCACTTTGACGACTATCATAGTATTGTAGATAATGCCGCAATAAAGGACGTTCGCAACATACCACAGTTTTTGTTTACGCAGCGCGGGGTGGTTCAAGCCAGTTTTGCGCTCAATTATTATTTATCGGGATTGTCTGTAGAGGGCTACCACTGGACAAACATCTGCATCCACCTGCTGAATGGTGTGTTGGTGTACTTCCTTGCGATAATTATCCTCAATCAATACATATCGGAAACTCGCATCAGAGGCACTTCTCGAGTGCCTGTCCTTGCTCTGTTTGTTGCCCTTTTGTTTATTACATCCCCTGTACAGACGCACAC from Candidatus Bathyanammoxibius amoris carries:
- a CDS encoding methyltransferase domain-containing protein, coding for MLRKNPCLTYRGQKVPAKGHDIDWNEVASKYHSYILGPFAKEMVCKDKKIGKIRNELLNYLSSIPDEKLKGMEIADFGCGPGNIIEHLKGRVSRLTGIDKSGAALKIASTSARKNGIVFTACRNDLKKVKLNRQFDLIISVNSILPKERKDVVPILEGIREHLKSDGELLAILPSYDTTKYLRKLLKKYYVSFYKDKRQAEETLRTFAKMKKVDDTKCAYADDGKIQQCYHTPKTIKHEFKKAGLKIIGEPKKVYYPWDLTRKFDYGYFPEAKEEIWDWFVVAKRAEKS
- a CDS encoding DUF3800 domain-containing protein, with amino-acid sequence MDVGGAFIFWGQLKYYPILTMRKCLGFIDGSGNITHDTQTVFGHGFLKLTSVVDYHLLREELEKIRERARNKLGQTRKNFEFKWYKVGLSNIDYYKEFIEKFVIYNNSFHALIYDKHGKDLHKSWGAYHTYFEHSRRLIKKHVSKSERIYIIADADTKPEGDTSYEEQMGNVHTVIKAEMLKSQKSVFLQMVDVLTGAICYDFRKERGRGEARDENKLDLLVFIKEKVNLKTFVPKEGCEDYIEVHNPNHLSVKEYLIGGLK
- a CDS encoding IS1 family transposase, whose amino-acid sequence is MERKIQVLKALVEGNSIRSIERMTGTHRDTVMRLLVKTGDDCQRKVLDKYVHGFHSKLIQVDEIWTFVRKKERRLTPEEQTNLELGDQFVFVGLDAETKLVPAFTIGKRNGQTAIKFMRELKYRLAGNGRIQITTDAFRSYRWAVREAFGHDVDYAQLSKIFGPTTPGYGRYSPPKVWGVLSTIINGNPDARFVSTSYIERQNLTMRMQMRRFTRLTNAFSKKLENLKAALSLHFAYYNFMRVHRTLGMTPAMKAGISNHVWTWEELLSFGAN
- a CDS encoding tetratricopeptide repeat protein, with protein sequence MTEVHRVESSRFHLAACLIIIIAGLIVYSNTIHSSFQFDDYEYIVDNPLIRDLHNVPEFFQKNGISFASRGVVTTSFAINHYFSGLSVESYHWVNISIHLVNGMLVYFLAIIILKQFFPCGSGAGNGGGGSSVRILALFVALFFVTSPIQTHQVTYIFQRNGLTASFFYLSSLLLFIKAVNRPGIRVYLYGMSVVSFLFGIWSKEMACTAPVIMFLYYQCFITRDWRSPRRGIKLILPYIMVWAVSFYFGVVRNVTLEQISDWTFWEYLVTQSNVLIAYIKLLLLPLPGRFNVDVDFPLAGTLWEFPTLLSAVSIVAILITAVLYLERARPMAFCILWFFVILAPTSGLVPVMDIMVSYRLYLPGLGFYLLMVVGIHKALCYAGEKNGLEPKLIRLVELAVFITIVLFYGVSAHERNKVWQTEITLWTDAVQKSPDKIRPHFNLGRCYQKEGQTMKAWKQYFICKTIHAKMPEIRNGNELRCASAACNNLAMIYFDAGLHDTAVTILKEAIRIYPKSTKAHRNLGDAYVYTGRLDEAEAEYKLDIRLDPRHSRSYSGLGVVYENKGMLNEAVDAYTKALKTESDNTEVRIRLGELWLNHKRNPGKAMRHLQEALTQSTNTEERKEILGMIVSIRDTRSNTPP